A stretch of the Hydra vulgaris chromosome 09, alternate assembly HydraT2T_AEP genome encodes the following:
- the LOC101238208 gene encoding gamma-butyrobetaine dioxygenase, whose protein sequence is MLARSARQIKYLFSDTNRSNTKVLTVSKSKYFVTKRTIHNFFKGHAKPLNYSIDEKQNIVEIHWDDKVSSRHSSIFLRDCCLCNKCFNSDSKQRRIDTYREIPLNIKPISIDITLSHVHFKWPDSHVTAFTHEFLLERRNSEYSDISHIKPTLWATLSDIPRYNLDTVILNEETRYAWFQSLCEFGVVLFTGAKKEKGELERVKRIFGGYFKSTHYGHTFDVVYKPNPASLAYTSEKILPHVDLPHYCYPPGIQALHCIKQYSGEGGDTTFTDGFYIAHKLKQQNPESFLSLTKQNVTYRDIGTDIFGEFETFYERPVIGTENGVVKAIDYSNWLRDYTINGSAEEIQKYYKAYYDFTALICDPNHICSYKLAEGEIVTFHNRRILHGRSAFLVNDSNASRVLNGCYFDWDQLFWSMRPIKRKLERKNRIAER, encoded by the exons ATGTTAGCTAGATCTGCTCGACAAATCAAATATCTCTTTTCTGATACTAATAGAAGTAATACAAAAGTTTTAACCGTatctaaatcaaaatatttcgTAACAAAGAGAACAATCCACAACTTTTTTAAAGGACATGCTAAGCCTCTTAATTATAGTATAGATGAAAAGCAAAATATAGTCGAAATTCATTGGGACGATAAAGTTTCAAGCCGGCACTCCAGTATTTTCTTAAGAGATTGCTGTCTTTGCAACAAATGTTTCAACAGTGATTCAAAGCAACGTCGTATTGACACTTATAGAGAAATACCACTTAATATAAAGCCGATATCTATTGATATTACTTTAAGCCATGTTCATTTTAAATGGCCAGATAGTCATGTAACAGCATTTACACATGAGTTTTTATTGGAAAGAAGAAACAGTGAATATAGTGACATATCTCATATAAAACCGACACTCTGGGCTACTTTAAGTGATATCCCTCGGTATAATTTAGACACTGTAATACTAAATGAAGAAACTAGGTATGCTTGGTTTCAAAGTTTATGTGAATTTGGAGTAGTTTTGTTTACAGGGGCTAAAAAGGAAAAAGGGGAGTTAGAGAGAGTTAAAAGGATATTTGGTGGATACTTTAAAAGTACACATTATGG TCATACATTTGATGTTGTTTATAAACCAAACCCTGCTAGTCTTGCATATACTTCGGAGAAAATACTTCCTCACGTTGATTTACCTCATTATTGTTATCCACCCGGT ATTCAAGCATTACACTGCATCAAGCAGTACTCAGGTGAAGGAGGTGATACAACGTTCACTGACGGATTTTATATTGCACATAAGCTAAAGCAACAAAATCCAGAATCATTTCTTTCTCTTACAAAGCAAAACGTGACGTACAGAGATATTGGTACGGACATTTTTGGAGAATTTGAAACGTTTTACGAAAGACCTGTTATCGG GACTGAAAATGGCGTTGTGAAGGCTATAGACTACAGCAATTGGCTTCGGGATTACACAATTAATGGTAGCGctgaagaaatacaaaaatactaCAAAGCTTATTATGATTTTACAGCACTTATATGTGATCCAAACCATATTTGTTCATACAAACTTGCCGAAG GTGAAATAGTTACGTTTCACAATCGAAGAATATTACATGGACGATCGGCATTTTTAGTTAATGACTCAAATGCAAGTCGCGTACTCAATGGGTGTTATTTTGATTGGGATCAATTATTCTGGAGCATGCGCCCTATTAAAAGGAAGTTggaaagaaaaaatagaattgCCGAGAGATAA